The following are from one region of the Falco biarmicus isolate bFalBia1 chromosome 1, bFalBia1.pri, whole genome shotgun sequence genome:
- the RGS9 gene encoding regulator of G-protein signaling 9 isoform X4 yields MERFTKKTMDVYRREIMYYQQAIMKSRVKSSVSLQGLVKYSEQFLSNDPILSGCLPSNPWVTDDTEFWDLNSKLVEVPTRMRVERWAFNFNELIRDPKGRQNFQVFLKKEFSGENLSFWEACEDLKYGDQSKVKEKAEEIYKLFLAPGARRWINIDGTTMGITVKGLKHPHRYVLDAAQTHIYMLMKKDSYGRYLKSPVYKEMLAKAVVPQETVKKSSPFPFRRRHLRSSPSPIILRQREEEAKAKEAAATVDITQPSHHTSRAPRPAVYAGTNTPPSLPAASPGPPAQPHRAACPRPASEAPGGAQQQPEGAGPGPFPSAGGRSRTAALSFGRFLRRGCRASPVFAALSPRCPAVPHGKVQPLGERERRLRPDAAAVSSFFQIKTDAPLESRIYPIDSEEGEDNRHRACKDSAKEVICPWENPAEEGRAG; encoded by the exons ATGGAACGATTTACG aaaaaaactatGGACGTTTATAGAAGAGAG ATCATGTACTATCAGCAGGCCATCATGAAGTCCAGAGTGAAATCTTCTGTCTCTCTCCAAGG GCTTGTGAAGTACTCTGAGCAGTTTCTCTCCAATGATCCTATCCTGTCTGGATGTCTCCCCAGCAACCCCTGGGTAACAGATGACACTGAGTTCTGGGATCTCAACTCAAAACT AGTGGAAGTCCCCACCAGAATGCGTGTGGAGCGATGGGCCTTCAATTTCAATGAGCTGATACGAGACCCGAAAGGTCGGCAGAACTTCCAGGTGTTCCTGAAGAAGGAGTTCAGCG GAGAGAATCTGAGTTTCTGGGAAGCCTGTGAGGATCTCAAGTATGGAGACCAATCCAAGgtcaaagaaaaagcagaagagatttaCAA GCTCTTCCTGGCTCCGGGAGCAAGGCGCTGGATTAACATTGATGGCACAACAATGGGCATCACTGTCAAAGGCCTCAAGCACCCTCATCGTTATGTTTTAGATGCTGCTCAGACCCACATTTACATGCTGATGAAAAAG GACTCCTATGGCCGCTATTTAAAGTCTCCAGTATACAAGGAAATGCTGGCCAAGGCTGTTGTGCCACAAGAGACTGTcaaaaaaag ctcccctTTCCCGTTCAGACGCCGTCACCTGcgctccagccccagccccatcaTCCTGAGGCAGCGGGAGGAAGAGGCCAAAGCCAAAGAAGCCGCCGCGACTGTGGACATCACGCAG CCATCCCACCACACCTCCCGGGCCCCCCGCCCGGCTGTCTACGCTGGCACCAACACCCCGCCAtcgctgcctgctgcctcccccggccccccggcccagccccacCGCGCCGCCTGCCCCAGGCCCGCCAGCGAGGCCCCAGGCGGCGCCCAGCAGCAGCCCGAGggggccggccccggccccttccCCTCCGCTGGTGGCAGGTCCCGCACGGCCGCCCTGTCCTTCGGCCGGTTCCTGAGGAGGGGCTGCCGGGCCTCGCCCGTGTTCGCCGCGCTCTCGCCCAGGTGCCCGGCCGTGCCCCACGGGAAGGTGCAGCCGCTGGGCGAGCGGGAGCGGCGGCTCCGGCCGGACGCCGCAGCGGTGAGCAG CTTCTTCCAAATAAAAACGGATGCTCCTTTGGAGAGCCGGATCTACCCCATAGACTCTGAGGAGGGAGAGGACAACCGCCACCGAGCTTGTAAGGACTCTGCGAAGGAGGTGATCTGCCCGTGGGAGAACCCCGCGGAAGAGGGGAGGGCTGGGTAA